In Tepidimonas taiwanensis, the following are encoded in one genomic region:
- a CDS encoding ABC transporter ATP-binding protein produces the protein MHVLDAPAAPPPEWAVEMIDIHKRFGSVMANQGVTLRVRRGTIHGLVGENGAGKSTLMSILYGFYHADVGCIRLHGREVPIGSTHDAIAAGVGMVHQHFMLVDTLSALDNVLLGSEGHFDLRTARHNARQRLQMLMRDSGLHVPLDAAVGDLSVGDRQRLEILKALYRGARILVLDEPTAVLTPQETEQLFAVLRRLRAQGTTILIITHKLKEVLALCDDVTVMRAGQVVLHARIAEVDMQRLAQAMVGRSVHLGRVEASPPQADAAQVRLVAQDLHVTDSLGVPRLRQVSLRLHAGEIVGVAGVAGNGQSELLDVLSGLLKPQNGSLTIGARTFSPQRWLDPTTARQLGVAHVPEDRYARGMVMPFAAWESMALGYEAWPRYSRWGWLRRRALQHDTAQRMERFDVRPRNIHLRCGLFSGGNQQKQVLARELAQQPAILLIGQPTRGVDIGAIEFIHGQIRALRDAGCAILLVSSELDEILALADRVLVMNHGSIVGELPIEACDETRLGLLMAGQTVAVGGGAA, from the coding sequence ATGCATGTTCTTGACGCCCCGGCCGCCCCGCCCCCCGAGTGGGCGGTGGAGATGATCGACATCCACAAGCGCTTCGGCTCCGTCATGGCCAATCAGGGGGTGACGCTGCGCGTGCGCCGCGGCACCATCCATGGCTTGGTTGGCGAAAACGGCGCGGGCAAAAGCACGCTGATGTCCATTCTGTACGGGTTTTACCATGCCGACGTCGGCTGCATCCGGCTGCACGGGCGCGAAGTCCCCATCGGCAGCACGCACGATGCCATCGCCGCCGGCGTGGGCATGGTGCACCAGCATTTCATGCTGGTGGACACGCTCAGCGCGCTGGACAACGTGCTGTTGGGCAGCGAGGGGCATTTTGATTTGCGCACAGCACGCCACAACGCGCGGCAGCGGCTGCAAATGCTCATGCGCGACAGTGGCCTGCACGTGCCGCTCGACGCGGCGGTGGGCGACCTCAGTGTTGGCGACCGCCAGCGGCTGGAGATTCTCAAAGCACTCTACCGAGGGGCGCGCATTCTGGTGCTGGACGAACCGACTGCCGTGCTCACCCCACAAGAGACCGAGCAGCTCTTTGCGGTGTTGCGGCGTCTGCGGGCCCAGGGCACCACGATCCTCATCATCACGCACAAGCTCAAGGAGGTGCTGGCGCTGTGCGATGACGTCACCGTCATGCGCGCCGGGCAAGTTGTGCTGCACGCCCGCATCGCCGAAGTGGACATGCAGCGCCTGGCACAGGCCATGGTCGGGCGCAGCGTTCATCTCGGTCGCGTCGAGGCCTCACCCCCGCAAGCTGACGCGGCCCAGGTTCGGCTGGTGGCACAAGACCTGCACGTGACCGACAGCCTGGGAGTGCCGCGGCTGCGCCAAGTAAGCCTGCGCTTGCATGCGGGCGAAATCGTCGGTGTCGCAGGGGTGGCCGGCAACGGGCAAAGCGAGTTGCTGGACGTGCTCAGCGGGCTGCTCAAACCCCAAAACGGCTCGCTCACGATAGGGGCGCGTACTTTTTCGCCGCAGCGCTGGCTCGACCCAACCACCGCGCGGCAACTGGGCGTGGCCCACGTACCCGAGGATCGCTACGCCCGGGGCATGGTCATGCCGTTTGCCGCGTGGGAATCGATGGCACTGGGCTACGAGGCTTGGCCACGCTACAGCCGTTGGGGGTGGTTGCGGCGCCGCGCGCTGCAACACGACACGGCGCAGCGGATGGAGCGCTTTGACGTGCGGCCGCGCAACATCCACCTGCGCTGCGGGCTCTTTTCCGGCGGCAATCAACAAAAACAAGTCCTGGCGCGTGAGCTGGCCCAGCAGCCCGCCATTTTGCTCATCGGTCAACCCACACGCGGCGTCGACATCGGTGCCATCGAATTCATCCACGGGCAAATCCGTGCGTTGCGCGATGCGGGCTGCGCCATTTTGCTGGTCTCGAGCGAGTTGGACGAAATCCTGGCCTTGGCGGATCGGGTGTTGGTCATGAACCACGGAAGCATCGTCGGCGAGTTGCCCATCGAGGCGTGCGATGAAACGCGGCTGGGCCTGCTCATGGCCGGACAGACCGTGGCGGTCGGCGGAGGTGCCGCATGA
- a CDS encoding ABC transporter permease translates to MDEVFWGSVLGSTLRVSTPLILCAMAGLLSERSGVVDIGLEGKMLAAAFAAATTAVLTASLPLALLAAIGVAVILASIHGYACVTHPGNQVVSGVALNIIAAGLTAVLGAAWFAQGGQTPPVPDAVRLGAWLPSSALETVRAWPLVGPVLSLGLLDHSVLVYAALVWVPVVSWLVWRTRFGLRLRAVGENPAMVEAAGISVQRLRYTALALGGVLCGLAGAYLVLDQSASFVPHMSAGRGFMALAALIFGQWRPWPALAACLLFGFLDAVAIRLQGHPLPGIGEMPVQAIQALPYLLTVLLLAGFMGRAVAPRALGIPYTKERA, encoded by the coding sequence ATGGATGAGGTGTTTTGGGGCTCGGTGCTGGGGTCGACCCTGCGCGTGTCGACCCCTTTGATCTTGTGCGCGATGGCGGGGCTGCTGTCCGAGCGCAGCGGTGTCGTCGACATCGGGCTGGAGGGCAAGATGTTGGCTGCGGCATTTGCCGCCGCCACCACGGCGGTCCTGACGGCCTCGCTGCCACTGGCGCTGCTGGCGGCCATCGGCGTCGCGGTGATACTGGCGAGCATCCACGGCTACGCCTGCGTGACGCACCCGGGCAATCAAGTGGTATCGGGCGTGGCGCTCAACATCATCGCGGCAGGCTTGACGGCGGTGCTCGGTGCCGCCTGGTTTGCGCAGGGAGGCCAAACCCCGCCGGTGCCGGATGCGGTGCGCCTGGGCGCGTGGCTGCCGTCGTCGGCGCTGGAGACCGTCCGGGCTTGGCCGCTGGTGGGCCCTGTGTTGTCCCTGGGGCTACTGGACCACAGCGTCCTGGTGTACGCGGCGCTCGTGTGGGTTCCCGTGGTCAGCTGGCTCGTGTGGCGCACCCGCTTTGGCCTGCGGTTGCGCGCGGTGGGGGAAAACCCCGCCATGGTGGAGGCCGCGGGCATTTCGGTACAGCGGCTGCGCTACACCGCGCTGGCGCTGGGAGGCGTGTTGTGCGGCTTGGCCGGTGCCTATTTGGTACTCGACCAAAGCGCCTCGTTCGTGCCCCATATGAGCGCAGGCCGAGGCTTCATGGCATTGGCGGCGCTCATTTTCGGTCAGTGGCGCCCCTGGCCCGCACTCGCGGCGTGTTTGCTGTTTGGCTTTTTGGACGCGGTGGCCATCCGCCTGCAAGGCCATCCCTTGCCCGGCATCGGCGAAATGCCCGTGCAGGCCATCCAAGCGTTGCCCTATTTGCTGACCGTTTTGCTGCTGGCCGGCTTCATGGGCCGCGCTGTCGCCCCACGTGCTCTGGGCATCCCTTATACGAAGGAACGCGCATGA
- the deoA gene encoding thymidine phosphorylase, which produces MLAQEIIRRKRDGNTLAAEEIRHFVRGLVSGDWSEGQAAALAMAIFFRGMTMEERIVLTQAMRDSGTVLQWDAQALGGPVLDKHSSGGVGDKVSLMLAPMVAACGGFVPMISGRGLGHTGGTLDKFDSIPGYRTAPDLDTLRRVVASVGCAIIGQTADLAPADRRLYAIRDVTATVESVPLITASILSKKLAAGLQGLSMDVKVGNGAFCPDLSSARELAASLVAVAQGAGLPTRAWITDMNRVLGHSAGNAVEMREAIDFLAGRRRDPRLLEVTLALGADMLVLGGLASDEAHARTRLQQTLDSGAAVERFARMVHALGGPKDLLEAPERHLAAAPVRAPVPAARAGWVQRHATREIGVVVIELGGGRRRASDPIDHRVGLTDIAPPGTAVTAGEPLAWVHAADADTAARAVTRLQNLITIGDHPPVDSPVLIEHHIEATL; this is translated from the coding sequence ATGCTGGCTCAAGAAATCATTCGTCGCAAACGCGACGGCAACACACTCGCTGCCGAAGAGATCCGCCACTTTGTCCGCGGCCTTGTCAGCGGGGACTGGAGCGAGGGGCAGGCAGCTGCCCTGGCCATGGCGATCTTCTTCCGTGGCATGACCATGGAAGAGCGGATCGTGTTGACCCAGGCCATGCGCGACAGCGGCACGGTCTTGCAGTGGGACGCGCAGGCGCTGGGGGGGCCGGTACTGGACAAACACTCCAGCGGTGGCGTGGGCGACAAGGTCAGCCTGATGCTGGCCCCGATGGTGGCGGCTTGCGGTGGGTTCGTGCCCATGATCTCCGGCCGCGGCCTGGGACACACGGGGGGAACACTCGACAAATTCGACAGCATCCCGGGCTATCGCACCGCCCCGGACCTGGACACCTTGCGGCGCGTGGTGGCATCGGTGGGTTGCGCAATCATCGGGCAGACGGCCGATCTGGCCCCCGCCGACCGTCGGCTCTACGCTATCCGCGACGTCACCGCAACGGTCGAGTCCGTGCCGCTGATCACGGCCAGCATCCTGTCGAAGAAGCTGGCTGCGGGGCTGCAGGGCCTGTCGATGGACGTGAAGGTGGGCAACGGGGCCTTTTGCCCGGATCTGAGCAGCGCGCGCGAATTGGCCGCCTCGCTGGTGGCGGTGGCACAAGGCGCGGGCTTGCCGACAAGGGCATGGATCACCGACATGAACCGCGTGTTAGGCCACAGCGCGGGCAACGCGGTGGAAATGCGCGAAGCCATCGACTTTCTCGCCGGCCGGCGGCGCGACCCCCGCCTGTTGGAGGTCACTCTGGCGCTGGGTGCCGACATGCTGGTCCTTGGTGGCTTGGCCAGTGACGAGGCGCACGCGCGCACGCGGCTGCAACAGACGCTCGACAGCGGCGCGGCGGTGGAGCGTTTTGCCCGGATGGTGCATGCTCTGGGCGGTCCCAAGGACTTGCTCGAAGCTCCCGAGCGCCACTTGGCCGCCGCGCCCGTGCGCGCGCCGGTGCCTGCGGCGCGCGCGGGTTGGGTACAGCGACACGCCACACGCGAAATCGGGGTCGTCGTCATTGAACTCGGCGGTGGGCGGCGTCGCGCCAGCGACCCCATCGACCACCGCGTCGGGTTGACCGACATCGCCCCCCCCGGTACGGCCGTGACCGCTGGAGAGCCGCTGGCCTGGGTACACGCGGCCGATGCCGACACCGCCGCACGTGCGGTGACCCGTTTGCAAAACTTGATCACGATCGGGGACCACCCCCCGGTGGACAGCCCTGTGCTGATCGAGCACCACATCGAGGCAACCCTCTGA
- a CDS encoding cytidine deaminase — translation MNPTSMPGLDAATEQALWQAARRVRQHAYAPYSGFAVGAALLDERGVIHVGCNVENAAYPQGQCAEANAIAALVATGARRIRAALVLGAAPQWVTPCGGCRQRLREFAADDTPILIAHPEHGVQVVRTLGQLLPLSFGPDHLQTAASSSS, via the coding sequence ATGAACCCGACGTCTATGCCCGGCCTCGATGCCGCCACCGAACAGGCGCTGTGGCAGGCCGCGCGGCGCGTGCGTCAACACGCATACGCGCCCTACTCCGGCTTTGCCGTGGGTGCGGCGTTGCTGGACGAGCGCGGGGTCATTCACGTGGGCTGCAACGTGGAAAACGCCGCCTACCCCCAGGGGCAGTGCGCTGAGGCCAACGCCATTGCCGCGTTGGTGGCCACGGGCGCACGCCGCATTCGGGCCGCCCTCGTGCTGGGGGCCGCGCCCCAATGGGTCACGCCCTGTGGGGGATGCCGACAACGGTTGCGCGAGTTTGCGGCAGACGACACGCCCATTTTGATCGCACACCCCGAGCACGGCGTGCAGGTTGTGCGCACATTGGGGCAATTGCTGCCCCTGAGCTTTGGCCCCGATCACCTCCAAACCGCCGCTTCATCTTCATCATGA
- the deoC gene encoding deoxyribose-phosphate aldolase: protein MNHSLAWQNDDRELAALVLRCLDLTELGESCSADDVVSLCRRAQGEVPHRPDVRVPAAAAVCVWPRFVAEARRQLPPAVRVAAVANFPSGQEPLAQVLHTIASIADDGGQEVDVVLPYRAWLAGDRGHMRDWLRAVRRASEGLGLKLILESGAFPDVPDGMHALQTACHLALDEGVDWLKTSTGKIARGATLEAARVLLRSIAHHPTMRNRAGCKPSGGLRRVADVRPYVQAAHELLGPSALTPQRWRIGASALWQDAVAQLVDTAPNTPPSSVDPAY from the coding sequence ATGAATCACAGCTTGGCTTGGCAAAACGACGACCGCGAGTTGGCGGCATTGGTGCTGCGCTGCTTGGACTTGACCGAGTTGGGCGAGTCCTGCAGCGCCGATGATGTGGTGAGCCTGTGCCGCCGGGCGCAGGGTGAGGTTCCCCACAGGCCCGATGTGCGGGTGCCGGCGGCTGCAGCGGTGTGTGTGTGGCCGCGTTTTGTCGCCGAAGCGCGGCGTCAGCTGCCGCCCGCGGTGCGGGTAGCGGCGGTGGCAAACTTTCCCAGCGGACAAGAGCCGCTGGCGCAGGTGTTGCACACCATCGCCAGCATCGCTGACGACGGTGGTCAGGAAGTGGACGTGGTGCTGCCCTATCGAGCCTGGCTCGCAGGCGACAGGGGCCACATGCGCGATTGGCTGCGCGCGGTGCGGCGCGCCAGCGAGGGGTTGGGCCTCAAGCTCATCCTGGAGTCCGGTGCCTTTCCCGACGTCCCCGACGGGATGCACGCGCTTCAAACCGCGTGCCACCTGGCGCTGGATGAGGGAGTCGATTGGCTCAAGACGAGCACGGGCAAGATCGCCCGCGGGGCCACGCTCGAAGCGGCACGCGTGTTGCTGCGCAGCATCGCCCACCACCCCACGATGCGCAATCGGGCAGGCTGCAAACCGTCGGGGGGGCTGCGACGCGTAGCCGATGTGCGACCCTACGTGCAAGCCGCGCACGAACTGCTGGGCCCCTCGGCACTCACGCCGCAGCGCTGGCGCATCGGTGCCTCGGCGCTGTGGCAAGACGCCGTCGCGCAGCTTGTGGACACTGCCCCGAACACACCACCCTCCTCTGTCGATCCCGCTTACTGA
- a CDS encoding ABC transporter permease, giving the protein MSAPTLPRWAEWTLLPLANLALALGVAGLVVWLIGQNPADVIRVLLHGAFGSQRGISYTLYYATTFVFTGLAVAVAFHAGLFNIGGEGQAILGGLGAGLVALWLAPSLPAWVMLPLMGLAAMLFGMAWALVPAWLQAYRGSHIVITTIMFNFLASTLLVYLLVNWLKVPGSMAVESADFADSARLPRVHEVLQAMGIEWASSPLNLSVLLAALAAVGVYVFLWHTRAGYRLRVVGASPGAAAYAGVTPARYILLAMGMAGALAGMVGMNEIAGVSGRLMLDFVAGAGFTGIAVALMGRNHPLGVVLASLLFGALFQGGAEVAFEIPGFTRDMVVALQGFIVLFSGAMSVVLAKPLARALAWRPAQPKEHGHG; this is encoded by the coding sequence ATGAGCGCGCCGACGCTGCCGCGCTGGGCGGAGTGGACGCTGCTGCCGTTGGCCAATTTGGCATTGGCGCTGGGCGTCGCGGGATTGGTGGTGTGGCTCATTGGCCAGAATCCGGCAGATGTCATTCGCGTGCTGCTGCACGGCGCGTTTGGCAGTCAGCGCGGTATCAGCTACACCCTTTACTACGCCACCACGTTCGTCTTTACGGGACTGGCGGTGGCGGTGGCCTTTCACGCGGGTCTGTTCAACATCGGCGGTGAAGGCCAGGCGATTCTGGGGGGATTGGGCGCGGGCCTTGTGGCGCTGTGGCTGGCTCCGAGCCTGCCCGCCTGGGTGATGTTGCCGCTGATGGGATTGGCCGCGATGCTCTTTGGCATGGCGTGGGCATTGGTGCCCGCATGGCTGCAGGCCTACCGGGGCAGCCACATCGTCATCACCACGATCATGTTCAATTTTCTGGCCTCCACCCTGCTCGTGTACTTGCTGGTGAACTGGCTCAAGGTGCCGGGTTCGATGGCAGTGGAAAGCGCCGACTTTGCGGACTCGGCGCGGTTGCCGCGCGTGCACGAAGTGTTGCAGGCGATGGGGATCGAGTGGGCTTCCTCGCCCCTGAACTTGAGTGTGTTGCTCGCGGCGCTGGCGGCGGTCGGTGTTTACGTGTTTTTGTGGCACACCCGCGCAGGATACCGCCTGCGGGTGGTGGGAGCCAGCCCCGGTGCCGCCGCGTATGCCGGTGTCACCCCTGCGCGCTACATTCTGCTGGCGATGGGGATGGCGGGCGCACTGGCCGGCATGGTGGGGATGAACGAGATCGCCGGCGTCAGCGGACGGCTGATGCTGGACTTCGTCGCAGGGGCCGGCTTCACCGGGATTGCCGTGGCGTTGATGGGGCGCAATCACCCGCTGGGGGTGGTGCTGGCGAGTTTGCTCTTCGGCGCGCTGTTCCAGGGCGGTGCCGAGGTCGCGTTCGAAATCCCCGGCTTCACACGCGATATGGTGGTGGCGCTGCAAGGCTTTATTGTGCTGTTCTCAGGTGCCATGAGTGTGGTGCTGGCCAAGCCGCTGGCCCGTGCGCTGGCATGGCGGCCCGCCCAGCCGAAGGAGCATGGCCATGGATGA
- a CDS encoding purine-nucleoside phosphorylase: MNPQWLSDPELQSALHTLRHHLPTARPRVAMLLGSGWGGVTAHIEQPHRIPYAQLPGFPQPSVAGHAADVLVGRLGPHEVAVLTGRKHTYETGDPSAMKLPLRVLRAWGCEVLVQTNAAGSLRADLPPGSLMALSDHINLPQRSPLIGEAGNERFVSMVNAYDADLRTQARQLAQAAGHTLHEGVYVWFVGPQFETPAEIRLAQRLGGDAVGMSTVPETLIARHAGMRVLALSLITNMGAGLSDENLSHDHTLAQAQAASQRACEVLCHIVRHLLL; this comes from the coding sequence ATGAATCCTCAGTGGCTTTCCGACCCCGAACTGCAATCCGCACTGCACACGCTGCGTCACCATCTGCCCACCGCGCGCCCGCGCGTGGCCATGCTGCTGGGCTCCGGATGGGGGGGTGTGACGGCGCATATCGAGCAGCCGCACCGCATCCCCTACGCGCAGCTGCCGGGCTTTCCGCAACCCAGTGTGGCCGGTCACGCAGCGGATGTGCTGGTGGGGCGGCTGGGCCCCCACGAGGTCGCCGTTCTGACCGGGCGCAAACACACGTACGAAACGGGCGACCCCTCGGCCATGAAATTGCCCCTGCGGGTGCTGCGCGCCTGGGGTTGCGAGGTGTTGGTACAAACCAACGCCGCGGGCAGCTTGCGCGCCGACTTGCCGCCCGGCAGCTTGATGGCGTTGAGTGATCACATCAACCTGCCACAGCGCTCACCGCTCATCGGTGAGGCCGGCAACGAGCGGTTCGTCAGTATGGTCAATGCCTATGACGCCGACCTGCGTACCCAGGCGCGGCAGCTGGCGCAGGCAGCCGGGCACACACTGCACGAGGGGGTGTACGTGTGGTTCGTGGGCCCGCAGTTTGAAACACCTGCCGAAATCCGCCTCGCGCAACGGCTGGGCGGCGACGCAGTGGGCATGAGCACCGTGCCCGAAACGCTGATCGCGCGGCACGCGGGCATGCGGGTGTTGGCCCTGTCGCTCATCACCAACATGGGGGCGGGGCTGTCGGACGAAAACCTCAGCCACGACCACACGCTCGCGCAAGCGCAGGCGGCCAGCCAACGGGCCTGCGAGGTGTTGTGCCACATCGTGCGCCATCTATTGCTCTGA